caTACTTCAAATCATTTTGTTGCTGGACCAAAGGCATAAATTACAGTTTCTTCCCAGTATAATTCCAGATTTTACCTTGTGTTGATCCGCCATCTTGCGTCCAGCCCACATCTCTTTGACCACTAGGTTCCAGAGCTCAGTCTCCGCCTTCAGGTTGGCCTCGAACACCTCAGGCCTGCCAGAGGTCTGGATACGAAGGGAGGGAATACGAACAAGTAGAAATGGAGCTGAGGCGATCTTCACGTCCTGCACAGAGATGGGCCAGTTGTAATAATCGGGAGGTTATGACAGAGGAAACATGATTCAGAGAAAAGGGATCAAAGACTCTTGCGACCTGTATGTCTCTGAACTTGGTGATTTCCAGGTAGCCAGGTCGTCCCTCGCTAAGCAAGAAAAGGCGTTTCTGGGTCATCGCGATTTTTCCGACGCCGTAAGAGGTCTTGACACAGGACGACAACTTGTAGACACCCTCGCTGTTGTCAAGGTTGTCAATGACCTCAGTGGGCAGGTTGACATCTTGGGCCTCAGCATCCTTCTCCTTCCAGAAGGTGTAAAAGAGTCTGAAGAGTTCAGGCTCCACCTGCTTTGGTTTTCCTATAGGACACAAAGAGACCCGTGAGAGACATGTGAGAGGTATGTAGGGTACATATGCGAGCAGACAAATAAAGTGTAAACAAGACAAAGAAACTCATGGGAAGAAAAGAACACGTAAATACAAGCAGAAAAATGTACATCAACAGATTAAGTTAGTTCCACTTGCAGACCCAGAATATCCACAACAATCCACAGTGTGTTGCCAACCGACAACAACTAAAAGCCATTCGGTTCGGTTTTCAGTCATGTTACACTTTCGTCTGTTTTCTCTTCCATCGAACCATAGATGATTCCTTTTCACAGCAGATAAATATCTAAACAAAACAAGGGGAAAAACCCTgttgaggagaggagaaaaaaacccGGAGCATTTCAGCAGTGTGAAAAGACGTCATGTGTGTCGGTGGAGAACCGCACCGTGAACTCACAACTCATTTCATGACCCGTGTCACATGACACTGCCTCTTTTATTCTCTCACGATTTATGTTTTGTCCTTTGAAATGTGTAATATGACATTTTCCACCAAAGACTAATAAAGGGCCTTATGTTGTAGCTCCTGATGGGAATATATTagatacacaaaacaaatgtttatagtGTTGCTCAAACATTTGGTTTCAGAGCCAaattaaattgttaaaaataaCTTATTACTGTGAAATAATGACTGTGCAGCAAATTCTGTGTTCACCATGTCAGTGCCAAGCTCATCTTAAacgagtttaaaataaaaataatctaaaatTAGATGAATATTTTATGGCATTTATAACACCTTATGACTCAAACTGCTGCTTATAACATACCGCAGGTTAAGCACAATTCATTAAAACGTCAGGAATTAAAAGTTTTATCTAACCCACACGTCTCAACCTTTCCTTCCCTCACTTACCCTCCGTGAGAGCCTCAAATAAACGATGTATGGTCGCCACATCGTTAACAATCCCACATTCTTGAACACAACGCACAAACTCGTCCTGATGCAGGGGTTCTCGGGGAAGCTTGAACTTCTTAACGTGGTCATCGGGCTCCACCGGCGGCTTCTCGTTCTCCGTCTTCACCTGATGGATGAAGAAATATGATCCCCAGCATCACCACTACTTACTTTGCACCACACACAGTCTATCAGCGGGTGTTACGATGGCGGTGAGCCGACTGACCTTGAGGATGAGTCTCTTGAGCTCATGTCGTCGGTCGGCTTGCTGTCTCTCGTCCCTGTGCAGCGAGTCCACGAGCCACGTGACCATCTGCGTGGGGAAGATGGCGGTGTCCGTCTTGTAGAGGTTCTGGAAATCACTCAGAGCATCCAGCCGCCGCAAACACAAGGTGTTGATGAAACCACGCAGGTAGTAGAATCTACGGAGGAAAGATTCGACTTGAGTATAAGGGAGTCAGCACCTGCATTAACGACAATGGCTGGTACTAAAACACCTGAATGACAGGGTTGTTcctgaaaacaagtgaaagaaGAGGAGCATTAAAAGAGGGAAGTACCTGGCCAGCAGAGCAGAGTTCTCGTTTTGGAAGAAGATGGCCTTGGTTAGGTGCTGGATGAGCTCACTGTAATAACTCTGGACTGAATGGAAGGACAGAGACGCAGGGAAGTCCGGGAGTTTAAAGACCTTTACAGGCTTCGGAGGGGTCTTTAGAACTGGGGGAGGTaacgagagagagggggagagaaagaggtgaagaggaagagaggataagaaaggaagaaaaagagaagagaataaTTATAAATCTTTTCCTGCCACCTCTTCTTCATGATAGCGTTCGCCTCTTTATATAAATAACATcaatgaaagtgtgtgtattCCTCTGCAGTTTCACCAGAGTCAGAGAGGTTGATCCTCTGCAGCAGATTGTTTCTTTGGAAGCTGAGAGTTTGGTCGTATCCCAGGTTAGGAAGGCTCATTCCCAGTCTTTTATTCAGCCTGCTCTCGATGATGGAGCTCTGCCTCCGAGCCTGAATCTCCTGCACGGTGGATCTGCGTGCCACTTCCACCATAGACTTCCTTCTAGAGGACATATAAGAGAAACAGTGCATTGCAAAAGTACTGCTCCAGCACCGAAATGGAGATGAAGGCagtatgtaaaaaaaagaagaactaACACTAAATAGTTAatcatctaaataaaaaaacgaaTGCTCATAATACTGTTTCAGAAATCTACTGGCTGAAGCTGTAGGTTGGATTGAGCTCCTTAAAGAAGAGTTCctaataaatacacacatacatgttgaGTGTTGAACTGTATGAAAATGACTGGAGAAGTGTGATACTCTACTTTTGCATCTCAGTACGCGTGCTGAGCTCCATGCGAGCGTAATTATCCATTTTCCTGTTGAGACGATCCTTGAGAAAGAAGTGGAAGATGTGAGTCTCCAGCACCTGCAACACAGCAGTGATGTTAGTCGGAGAATGAACTGCTCCAGCATCATGTCTCCACCAAGAGATATCAGCCATACTATGTCATCAATTCAGTCagaataatagaaaaacagggCTTTACCTTTCTGTAAAACAGTTGATCGGCCGGCTCTCTGGTTTTCAGGAACTCTTCACTGTTGAACACTCGATGTTCATAGTTAAGATGGCAGCTAACATCCCTGTAGGAAACGTACATGTTGTATgttaacacagtgtgtgtgatttgaggAGAACCACCCCATTGGACCTTAGGACCCAAACAATACACGCAGAACCTAAATATGTTGACGATGAGCTCCAGCGCGATCCTCTGGATGTCGTGGTTGAGCTGGTGTTGCCACGCTCGTCTCTGCGCCCGCTGCTCGTTGATGCCGCTGCAGGTTGCGTGGCGACACTGATGCAAGTCGAAATTCATCTGCAGAGACTGACACCTGCAAAACAAACTCAGACGGGTCACACCCATACTGGCTCTGTCTCCGGCTCATGCACCTGCTCGTGTTCCTATGGTCTGTAAGTTGGAGAATAACGAGTACCTCTGTGTGAAGtagtctgcagcagctggaggaattTGTGGAAGGTCAAGAGTAtcagaacaggaagtggaaacgCTTCCACCATCAATGTTGATCAGGATCAGATCATCTGTTTCCTGGATAAAAGAGATCAAGATTAAAATgaatctctttctctgttttgtccACTGAGCtgtataaacaaaacaaacatagcCCAGTGGCTATTATGACACGCCCCCTAACAAAGCCAGGCAAATCTAGATTGGAGGACGAGATTTCCTACACACGCTTgaagcagttgaccaatcacaacaaagCTTtataaatggggggggggggggtctgaaagagacaggagcttGGAGTGTTTccgacagaggctgaacagaggagctgcagcaatggacacaatgaggaaagtgatgtgttttctaaacATTAGAGcttataaaatattaaagtcTTAACCCAGATTAAAACTATGAACCTGAATATAAGCATAACATGTGTCCTTTAAGACTAAAACGGCAGTAAATCCATAGTCATCTGATGTGCTCTACTTACAGAAGCGACCTCTTCAAAATGGCTGAGATGGCAGCCCATGAGGAAGGCGGTGGGAGCCATGAGGAAGTCCAGCATTCCTCTGGCCAGGACGGGAACATAAGGCTGCTGCCATGACAGAGGCTGACAGAAAGACCACGGAGGCATGGGCGAACATAGATATGGGTCAAAATATTACAAGGCTTGATTACAACTTAAATATTTCCTTGGATCATTGTAATATTTATTGTACTGTCCTGCAATTCATTTTAACACAACTTTGCCCTTTGCAGATGTGCAGACATAGATTGGGAACTGACCAGCAAGAAAAGCAACAAACTCTCTGCTACCAGTGTGAGTCTGGCCCAGTCAGCAGAGAACAACACCAccctctgctcctgcaggagacaaGACAGCACCTGCGGACACAGGGACAGCGAGgtggacaaacagagagagacacaagggTCAAGTGAGACTTCTCCTGGTTCACTTACAGATACAAACAGAGGAATATGAACTACCTGCAGTATTTGCTGTGGTCTCAAGCAAAGGAAAGGCAGGTGGAGGTCTAGATCTACAGCGGGGTGGTCTTTGTCATCTCTGGACGGTAGGACAATCGTCAGAGGACGTAAAGTAAACATctggaaaaacagacacagttgCAGCTTGTTTTATAACCCAGTGACTGACCTCATTGCACTCAAAGGAGACGGAGGaaaatgaatacacacacacacacacgagagtgcacacacaccaaatgCAGTTGTCCAGGAGGTGGGATTGGCACGAGTGAAAGTTTGGCTGCAAAATCCTTCACTCTGTCCTCCATGTCTGATAGACGACAAGTTCTCAGCTGGATTAACAGActgatgaagaaaaagaaagagattgagaaagagagagagaaacagagagagagagagcaattcatttaatattttttgggATTAAATAACGAGCCAAATTGTTCTGAACGAGTAATGTGATCATAAAGAACATTGAGccatgtatttttaatttatgaTCAGTTAGGTTGAGTACACTGTGTCTCACCATGACAGACAGTCTCTGAGGGCAGTGAAGTAAGGATACTTGGATatgacacagaaactgaaggcAGTGAAAAGTTTAGAAAACTTAGAGGACCCGGCTTCATTGTAGAAGCATGAGATCCCttcctgtaaaaacaaaaacaatccaaCAGTGACTGGAATTCATTTAAAGTGAGTTTTATCTAACTCATATTCAAGTATCACACGTTGTCGTGTTTACCAGTATTGGTTGGTAGCACTGCATCACTACTCCATGGGTCTTGTTGCCAAAGACGTCGGTGAAAACCAGGAAGTGAAACTGTTCATCTTTCTGTTCATTGGTTACTTGGAGCCCACCTGgtagaaacaaatgaaatatgttATCAAATCTGCATGATGCACTTCAATGACTGTACAGGATGCCCACACAAATCCCAATTTCTGAATTATGATGATACAATGATGATGCATTACTATAAGGGCTTTCGGAGGAATATTGTAACATAGATTTGAAAACCAGATACCAGGGAAGCAGAGCTGAGGTAAAGCCCTGAGGTCAATTTCTGTAGGAACGCTCACATCTTCACTGCCTCCTCTCGCTtcagcagctccacctgcaAATACATGAGCATCAAAAACTGAAAGATaccaatcacagacaacaaTAATGTTAATAGAATTTGTCAAGGCTATTAGTAAGTATGTGAGGGATGAATCAGAAACCTAAACAACGTGTTAATTagtcatttctaattaaaaacaGCTGTTATTTATGTATTGATATATGCCAAGCGGGTGGCCCACACAATCAGGTATCAAACCTTGGCTCGGGGCTGAGGCTGCTGTAGGTTGATGTTCCCTCTTCTTCCTGAGAAAGGAGCGTCGCCTCTTCCCATGTGAACCCACCAGGTCACTCTCATTTTGTGGTCTGCCGACAAAGGGAGGCGACAGTATATGCAGTACCTCCGGCTCCAGCAGGAGGTTCTCAGGAGCCCCATTATATTTATAGGTCTAAGCAGGAGATAGGAGAATAAGGTTTGCAGTATTGTCTATTCCTATTATAATACTGTTTCTGTTTAATACATGATATAATAACGTAAACTAACACATTACTTACTACATATATTCATGTGGTTCATTTAATGACAGAAAGAACGTAAACGTATTTCAGTTTTACAACTTAGATTTAACGAACATAGATCATGGCATACTTAGAATTAgggtttcttttatttatttattttacaaacagGATTTATAACTTtactgcagctagccaccaggtggcgctcaAGACACTTCAGCTTCACTTCTGGGGAGTCCATCTTTAGTTGCAGTCTGGACCAATGAGCACTGCGGGTTTTCTTCCTCGCTGATTCCATATTTATAAACGAGGTGAACTTTTTTGGAATCTTGAGATCACAGTTTCTTTTAATCTTTCTTTTGGgcaaagtttaaagtttaatacCTGGTAGACCTCCCTGAGTTTGTCATTAGTTGCTCCAACCACCACGCAGGCTTCCAGCAGAGCAGGAGCCAGATGATCCGCCATCACTGAAACCTGGACCAGGAACCAGCCGGGTCAGGGGAACTGGACCAAGGGCCGACGCAGACCTAATGAAGGtaacaaacatggaggaaccAGACAGTGACCCAGACGATAAGATACAGATGAccgagaaaaaaatatatacttcatagttgttctgttttctttaaGGAGGAAAGATGTTTCCTTTAACTTTATGACAAAGTGGTTGTTCcatcaaaaacaacacagatcCGGTCAGACAGTTGTTTGTTTCCCATCAAAGATCTATTTCAAGATGCATGGAGTAGAAACAGCCTTTTAGAAAGCTTAACAGCAACACaatctatatatttgtttctatgTATTGTTAGGAAGTCGTAAAGTTGTAACTGTATCTCTGTAGAAGAAATACTTCAAAACACGTGCATTTGAATGTACTTTGTAGTGTGAAGTCTTAATGTATCTACTGTATCCAATGCACCGTGCTATCTGTTACTGCTGCATGAGTCCATCTCTGGAACAAAACAAAGGAAGTCTTGCGTCATAAAGAAAAGGATTGAGTCTATTTCCAACTCATTTCTCTACCCCcgctcctctttctgtctctctctctgtgacttgCTTGCTCTTTCTCCAcagtggcggggggggggacatttttaatcacatttcCCTATCGCTCCAGACGGTCAAGCGTCGTCTTGGAAAATTAGACTCATGTGTGCAgaggagaagacacacacacacacacacccacacacacacgcacacgcacacgcacacgcacacgcacacacacacacacacacacacacacacacacacacacacacacacacacacacacacacacacacacacacacacacacacgcacacacgctgaAGCCACTTGCGAGAGGATTCACTTCAATTATactattttttttcttaccaTAAATTGATTTTCTAATAAGCACAGCAACAATGGGTCTTTGTTCCCTcgtttgaaatgaaatgaaaaacaacccTCGACAGCAGGAATGCTCAGCATAACTTTACTAATATCCCATTAAATGAGCATGTCACATGACCTGCTGCTGTCCCTCCATTATTAGTCCGAGGATGTGACACGATCATCCTCATATACAGCACAATCATATGATCCTTGGAAGAACAGAAACACAGGCGAGTTCTACGACAACACAGTCTTCTCACATCTCCTGATCATGCAACAGCACGACAAGTGACAAGAACACACAACTATCTTGTTTTCTTCAGATCTGAGGTGGTTGAGTTTGCACTGAGATCTGGATCAAGGGGATTCGTGCAAGAACAAAGTCACAAATTTACGAGAACAACACACAAATTTGTAAGAAGTAAAGGGCAGatattcaacagtttatagggATAAAACAACAtctagtgtttgtttttgtcagatGGCCAAACCTGATTAAATTAGAACCCTCTGCAAATAGATTCAGCAATAAGGAAACACTCGTGGCTTCAGCCCAGAACCGGTGAGTGTCTGAATGAGTGAACAGATACGGGGAACGCAGATTCCAAGTATTGAAGTGAGATGATCGTGTTCTGAGTAGCAGATGAAGGCTGAGGGTAAAGAAAGTGGTGTCGCTGTGCAGGACCTGGAGCTGGGAGCTGGATGAGTGAGGAGCGAGCAGGGGAATGAGCAGACTGAGGCTGGAGGAGTTGAGCTACTTGTGGTGTCCTCTGAATCCTGAAGCTCGGGGAGGTGAAGGTTACTCAGAGGAAACTGCACATTAAACAGTGCTCGTCTGATGCCTGCAGCGACCTGCTTGCATCTGTGCACAAAGTCTCCTCAACATGTTGCTTTAATTTTGATTTTTCATCTAAGACCATTTCTGAAGTTTCCCAGCTATTTTTTTGTCTATAATCTCAgggaatttaaacatttttttcttgcaaatgtatgttttcatacaatctcagatttgtgttttttccataCATACACTTTATTAAATATCTGATTATCATTCAATATTTTGCTtttgtctgctttttttttaaataatgaaatgtaacTGAACACACCTCAATCTCACCTTTAGAGAAAATACACAGAATGACTGTTCCAGATGTAAGatagaaattaaaagaaatactCAAATGTAAgttgataaataaatagaaaaccaCTGGGCCTATTATAAACTTTTTTAACCCTCACAATTATAACGGAGATATAATCTAAGGTACAAGAGTTTGCAAGTCTCCTCGGTATCTTTAAATGTAGTGTAAGGTCCACACAGAATAAAGTGTCCTGCAGGTTAAAGGTTTAGTTGTTGGGACATGTGACCCTGCGTCACAGCCTGCACCGGTGAGAGGATGCTTCTCCACACCGTCAGAAGTTTCACCTCAGATCAATAACCTGTCGCTAAAAACGTCTCGATCGAATCACTGACCTCCTCTCAGACGTGGCGGGCGCTGGTCTCTATCATCCCCGCGTGTTCATCCCTGCAGCCCGGAGCTGAGCCCTCAACACAGTCCTGCACCTCCAGCGCTGAATGAGGGCAGCGGTGTGTGGATCCCATGTTGAGTTGCTGTCAGTCCGCTTCCTGTTTCTgtgctgcacacaaacatgcgCACTGATGCTTCGGGAAACggtcacagagaaataaaagagcCTGACAGACGATTGAAAGTCATTTTACGGGATATTGCACCATCAGTAAATGTCACAGTTAAGTCATGAAAGtaagtttttaaattaaaataaacagcttTTTAGATTTAACACACCCTCTACTCTACTCCATCTAACACAAGGAACTACTACATATTATCAacgaaaataaaataaa
The DNA window shown above is from Platichthys flesus chromosome 11, fPlaFle2.1, whole genome shotgun sequence and carries:
- the LOC133964750 gene encoding DENN domain-containing protein 3-like, translated to MADHLAPALLEACVVVGATNDKLREVYQTYKYNGAPENLLLEPEVLHILSPPFVGRPQNESDLVGSHGKRRRSFLRKKREHQPTAASAPSQGGAAEARGGSEDVSVPTEIDLRALPQLCFPGGLQVTNEQKDEQFHFLVFTDVFGNKTHGVVMQCYQPILEGISCFYNEAGSSKFSKLFTAFSFCVISKYPYFTALRDCLSCLLIQLRTCRLSDMEDRVKDFAAKLSLVPIPPPGQLHLMFTLRPLTIVLPSRDDKDHPAVDLDLHLPFLCLRPQQILQVLSCLLQEQRVVLFSADWARLTLVAESLLLFLLPLSWQQPYVPVLARGMLDFLMAPTAFLMGCHLSHFEEVASETDDLILINIDGGSVSTSCSDTLDLPQIPPAAADYFTQRCQSLQMNFDLHQCRHATCSGINEQRAQRRAWQHQLNHDIQRIALELIVNIFRDVSCHLNYEHRVFNSEEFLKTREPADQLFYRKVLETHIFHFFLKDRLNRKMDNYARMELSTRTEMQKRKSMVEVARRSTVQEIQARRQSSIIESRLNKRLGMSLPNLGYDQTLSFQRNNLLQRINLSDSVLKTPPKPVKVFKLPDFPASLSFHSVQSYYSELIQHLTKAIFFQNENSALLARFYYLRGFINTLCLRRLDALSDFQNLYKTDTAIFPTQMVTWLVDSLHRDERQQADRRHELKRLILKVKTENEKPPVEPDDHVKKFKLPREPLHQDEFVRCVQECGIVNDVATIHRLFEALTEGKPKQVEPELFRLFYTFWKEKDAEAQDVNLPTEVIDNLDNSEGVYKLSSCVKTSYGVGKIAMTQKRLFLLSEGRPGYLEITKFRDIQDVKIASAPFLLVRIPSLRIQTSGRPEVFEANLKAETELWNLVVKEMWAGRKMADQHKDPQYMTQALTNALLMDAVMGCVQTQRSIMAASKLAYFDKIKHEEPMVVHESTSETLKHKITPSLDMAEPQTVHVLLYTPGQLTCNDSGSEMNPKLWVALSGGKVVVFDATSWSMLQDCIQVGELQLNCMLGLVQEQVWIGSQDSVIYIIDTRSMSCNKQLTEHRHEVTGLTVDTRDQHNSQQTYSCSCDGTILQWDSGSLKVKRQFHLSCDRLSSIQIHNSTLWCCCGDSIVELKKTGTTQRRMPLPDDLRSMPSSFSSFIVIPERGQLWTGCADSGELCLWHMDNHRHPFKRISLPGSSGVTCMIRVKDQIWVGCCGLNTFGGQWDAQMRSQVLVVNPESHTVTKELHAHSDSIQTLCSAEDRYVLSGSARRDGKIAIWKVE